One Molothrus aeneus isolate 106 chromosome 6, BPBGC_Maene_1.0, whole genome shotgun sequence genomic window carries:
- the PTGER2 gene encoding prostaglandin E2 receptor EP2 subtype — protein sequence MNGTGRADGSAGEALPAGARPLVSALMFSAGLLGNLLALGLLLRGRRGARQRPPALFHVLVLALVVTDLLGTCSVSPLVLASYHQNLTLTSLARGGHICLYFGFAMSFFGLATMLILFTMALERCLALGRPYFYERFLSPRTGLVALPAIYTFSAALCSLPLLGFGRYVQYCPGTWCFIQMHLEPHRSHGLNVAFSLLYATLLLFLIVAVLLCNLSVMANLARMHRRGQRSRRVAAPEQPRGTTGCGRRMFSMAEEIDHLLLLSIMTITFVICSLPFTIRAYVNKFSEAEDDHRWDLLALRFLSINSIVDPWVFAILRPPVLRLMRSVLCCQVTPTAPDSHAVSSAVTKLPAQPHLCGQQIQEDRAS from the exons ATGAACGGGACGGGCCGGGCGGACGGGAGCGCCGGGGAAGCGCTGCCGGCCGGGGCTCGCCCGCTGGTCAGCGCCCTCATGTTCTCGGCCGGGCTCCTGGGCAACCTGctggcgctggggctgctgctgcgcGGCCGCCGCGGGGCCCGGCAGCGCCCGCCCGCGCTGTTCCACGTCCTGGTGCTGGCGCTGGTGGTCACCGACCTGCTGGGCACCTGCTCCGTCAGCCCCTTGGTGCTGGCTTCCTACCACCAAAACCTCACCCTGACCAGCCTGGCCCGCGGAGGGCACATCTGCCTCTACTTCGGCTTCGCCATGAGCTTCTTCGGCCTCGCCACCATGCTCATCCTCTTCACCATGGCGCTGGAGCgctgcctggccctggggcGACCCTACTTCTACGAGCGCTTCCTGAGCCCCCGCACGGGGCTGGTGGCCCTGCCGGCCATCTACACCTTCTCGGCCGCCTTGTGCTCGCTGCCGCTGCTGGGCTTCGGGCGCTACGTGCAGTACTGCCCCGGCACCTGGTGCTTCATCCAGATGCACCTGGAGCCGCACCGCAGCCACGGGCTGAACGTCGCCTTCTCGCTGCTCTACGCCacgctgctcctcttcctcatcgTGGCCGTGCTGCTGTGCAACCTGAGCGTGATGGCGAACCTGGCCCGCATGCACCGCCGCGGGCAGAGGAGCCGCAGGGTGGCCGCCCCCGAGCAGCCCCGCGGCACCACGGGCTGCGGGCGGCGAATGTTCTCCATGGCCGAGGAGATCGaccacctcctgctgctctccatcatGACCATCACCTTCGTcatctgctccctgcccttcaCG ATCCGTGCCTACGTGAACAAGTTCAGCGAGGCAGAGGATGACCACAGGTGGGACCTGCTGGCCCTGCGTTTCCTGTCCATCAATTCCATCGTGGATCCCTGGGTCTTTGCCATCCTGCGCCCGCCCGTGCTGCGCCTCATGCGCTCCgtgctctgctgccaggtcACCCCCACGGCCCCAGACAGCCACGCCGTGTCCTCTGCTGTGACAAAGCTGCCAGCGCAGCCACacctctgtgggcagcagaTCCAGGAGGATCGAGCCTCCTGA